CCGACATCCCCGTGCTGATGCAGCGCTCCGCCGTGCGTCAGGAAGACAATCTTCCGTTCATGCCCTCCGACGCCATGCTCGAGCGGCTCGGAGCGGGCGTGCTCGCCGCCCCGACCAAAGTGAATCTTGCCCAAGGCGGCACGAAAATCACGAATCGACCGTTCGACCTCGCGATCGAAGGCGAAGGGTTCTTTCAATTGCAAGGCGGACCGAAGGACACCGGCCGGAATGCTCTACTGACGCGCGACGGCAGGTTTGCGCGGGGCGTCGAGGGCAGGTTAATCCACGTAAACAGCGGCGCGCCGGTGCTCAACCGCGTGCAGCGCCCGATCATTCTGCCTCAGGGCGATATGCAGATCTCGTCCGATGGGCGAATCAGCATCAACGGCACCGAGATTGACTCGATCGGGATTTTCAACGCCAAAGACCAGAACACGATTACCAAGCGGGGCGGAAGCGTTCTCCAGGCTCCCGCGGCGCAGGTCAACCGCATGAATCGCGGCGAGGGGCTCATCAAGCAGGGAGTCCTCGAGGAATCCGGCGTGAACGAGATTCAGACGATGCTGAAAATCCAGGACGCGTCGCGCGATGTAGACTCGAACATGAGCATCATCCAGGCGCAGGATCGCATGCTCGATCGCGCGATCAACACGTTCGGGCGGTTGGCTTGAGGAAATAGCCAAAGAGCCAAATGACCAAATTGCCAAAGAAAGGCAATGGTCTTCCTGCGCAAGCGGGCAGGCAGTTTCTCTTTGGCTCTTTGATCATTTGGCCATTTGGCCCTTTCCTCCGGCACGCCGTTCGCGTTCTGTCCCGCACTATGGCAATGGTCGCTCTGCAATCGTCGGCAACGGCACTTTCCGCGCTCAATACGGCGTTGGACGTGACGGCCAACAACCTCGCGAACATGAATACGGTGGGTTTTAAAGCCAGCCGCACGAACTTCGAAGATCTGCTTTACCTTCACAAGCAGCAGCCCGGCGTCGAAAACGCGATCGGTGACAAGTCGCCCACCGGAATCCAGGTCGGTCTCGGCGTCAAAGTCTCCAGCACGCAACTTGACTTCACCGAGGGCGCACCACTTCAGACCGGCCGCCCGCTCGACATGCAGATTGATGGTTTCGGTTTCTTCCAGGTTCAGGTCGAGCCGAGCCTCGGCAACACGGCGTACACGCGCGCCGGGAACTTCGCGCTCAATGCCGATCGCGAAATCGTGATGGCGAACAACCAGGGCCGCCGCCTGGAACCGGTGATCACGATCGATCCGAACGCCACCGCCATTTCCATCGACAATTCCGGACGCGTCTACGCGACCATCGCCGGCAGCACGCAGCCGCAGCTCCAGGGACAGATCCAGCTCGCCACGTTCCCGAATCCCGGCGGCCTGCTCCAGATCGGCGAGAATCTGTACACAGAGACCAACGGCTCCGGCCCGCCTGTCACGGGAGAGCCGGGGACCGATCAGCGCGGGCAGATCCGACAGGGCTTTCTCGAAAACTCGAACGTGGATCCGACGCGCGAGATGATCGATCTGATCCGAACGCAGCGCGCGTTCGAGTTCAACAGCCAGGTCATTCGCGCCGCGGACGATTCGCTCCGCACGGTTTCGCAGTTGCGCCGCTGATCGGTGGCTGAATAGGAGCGCGAGTGAATCGCTTGGTTTCCATGTTCGGCCTGCTCGTCGCGGCGCTCGGCGCGCCGGGCGTGCTGCGCGCGGACACGATCGAGCTGCGTTCGTCCGCACGGGCCTCGATTCCCGTTTCGCTCCGCGATGTCGCGGTGCTCGACGGGCCCGAAGCGGTCGCGCTCGGCGATCTCGTCGTCTTCGAGCAAACCAAAGACGCCAAGGTCTCGCAAGTCGAGATTTCGGTCGATGATCTCCGTGCCGCGCTCAACGGCGCCAAGAGCGACATCCGCTGGGGCAGGATCGCGCTCAGCGGCGACTCGTGCTCGATCCGTTTCATCACGGAAAAGAAAGAGGCGCCCGCCGTCGACGCTGCCCCTGAGGCTGCGCCCGCTCCCGTGGTCAAGGCACCCGCCGGTCCGATCTGGCAGGTCGTCGCGGATCTGAAAGCAGAATCTCTGCGCAGCGCGATCGCTTCGCGGCTTGCAAGTTTTCTCAAAGCCGATCCACGCGAAGTTCGCGTCGCGTTCGCCGACTCGGACAACGCGCTGCTCGATACACCGTCGATCGGGCGGACGCTCGATATCCAGCCGACCGGGCTTGGTGCAATGGTCCCCGTGATGATCCGCGTTTTCGAGGGCGAGCGCGTCGTTGCCGCGGGGACCGCAAAGGTGCGTGTCGAACAGAAACTCCACGTCGTGGGCGCAACCCGCGCGCTCCACCGCGGCGACATCGTGACCGGGGAATTCATTTTTAGCGAAAACCGATGGACGACTCCCGGCGAGCGGCTCGCGGCGGAGTCCTCGGTGGTGGGCAGCGTCGTCAAGAATCGGCTCCAGCCGGGAGAACTTTTCCTCGAGAGCGATATCGAGCCCGCGATCCTGGTGAAGCGCGGCGACATCGTGAACCTTGCGTGCCTCTCCGGTTCGATCGTCATGAACACCAAGGCGCGCGCTTTGGCAAGCGGGCGCGAGAACGAGATGATCGAGTTTTCGCCTCTGAGCAATTCGAAGAGTCGCGTGACGGCGCGGGTCGTGGCGCCGGGACAGGCCGTGATCAACGCCGAGGAAACCGACGACCATGTTTTTCAGAACAAGCCCGTGGCGAGCGCGGCGCCGGTGTCCGCACACTTTGCGGCCGCTCCAAAGCCGATCAAGGCCTCCGATCAGGCGAGTGTCGGCGCCGTCACGGTGCAGCGCGTGACCACCAGGCCCGACGGCACTTTTGTTGTTGAGGCCGCTTCGAAAGATCCCAAAAAGCCCGTTCGCAAAATGAAATTCCTGCCGTTCGATGAGCCCTGATGCCGCGAGAAAGGCGATCCCATGCGTAGCGCCGTAATGAGCTTGAGTCTGATGGCGTGCCTGAGCACGACCGCGAGCGCGCAGAGTCTGCTACGCGACGAACAGCGCGCAGGGCAGCCCATGTCCCCGACGCAGCCCGTTGCGTCCGCGAGCGGGCAGGCGTCTGCCGCTCCGTTGTACGCCGCGGCACCCCCTCCCGAATCTTCGGCCACCGCGAGTGCGCAGCCGCTTCAGGATTTCAGCCTGTTCTATGTCACGGCCCCCAAGCCCAAGAGCTACGTGAAGAACGACCTCATCACAATCTTGATCGATGAACAAAGCACCAGCACGACCACCGCCGATGCCGATCAGGAAAAGAAGCTCAATTTCAACGCCTCGCTCGAGCATTTCATCGACCTGACGCAGTTGTACGGGTTGCGACTCCAGACTTCGCCCCGCAGCCCGATCGCGCAGGTCGATCTCAACGCCAACCCCAAGTGGAAAGCGCAAGGCAGTTATGACCGCGCGGACAAGCTCGCCGCGAAGATCACCGCGACGATCATCGACATCAAGCCGAACGGCGTGCTCGTTCTCGAAGCCAAGAAGACCGTGACCAAGGACAATGAAGTCACTACGATCGTGCTGACCGGAAATGTCCGCACGGCGGATGTTACGACGAGTAACACGGTCCTCTCGAGCCAGCTCGCCGATCTGATCGTGAGCATGCACAACGAGGGCGACGTGCGCGACTCCACCAACAAGGGCTGGATCCCGCGATTGCTCGACACTGTGTTCGCGTTCTGAAATGTCCTGAGCCCTGAGTCCTGCGTCACCGGGCTACACCGACGAATGACCCATGAATCAGGACGCTGGACAAAGCGCCGAACGCCAAAGGCGCTATGACGGAACGCTACTCACACCGCTCTTGCCCGCGGCAGATGCAGCCCGAGGCTGGCGTACGCGCCGTAGAGCGCCACCGCGATCGCAATCCCGATCGCCGCGAGCGATGCCGCGATGGTCCATCCGCCGACGAGGGAAAGAGGGAAACTGCCGAGTACCCCGGCGATGAAGAACGCGGAAAGCAGCGTGAGCAGACCGAGCCTCGTCAGCACGAGCCCGGCGATCGCCCCCGCCAGCAGGCCCGCGACGCCGACAACCGGTGAACCGCCGGTTCCGGTCTGCACCATCATCGTCCACGCGAAGAACACCGCGAGAAGGCCGAAGACCGCCGCGCTCGCCGCGGCATGATTCCCGAGCAGGAATCTCGGCAGCGTGCACAAGAACGTCAGTGACAGCGTCAGCAGGATCGCGGCGACGAGCGATGAGAAAACCACTGAGAGCGCCGGCAGCGGTCCGAGCAGCGTGAGTTCGTTGATCGGTAGTGCCGCGGGCGCCGCCGGTGTGCTCTGCCAATAGGCGAGCCCCTGCACCGCGAGAACCCATACCGTCCCGGTGAGCACGCCGATGAGAAGATCGCGCCCGACGCGCGGGTCGCGCCATTGTCCGGTGAGCAACCGGCTCCAGCTCACCAGGCTGGTCGGCCAGCGCTTGCGGATGATCGGTTCCAGCCCGACATAGAGCATCCAAACGATCACCGAAAGCCATGCCGCGAACGAGAGCGCCGGGATCACGGTGTCGGGGACAGTTTCGGGATCGCTCGAGAAGTGAGCCCGGCACAGCCAAACGAGCGATTGAATGGCAAACGTCGCGATCGCCAGCCTTGTCGCGCCCTTGCGGTCGGCCTTGCCCTGACGCAGGCTCCACACCGCCATCCAGATCAGGACGCCGTGCACCGCGAGCAAGACGAGACCAACTGTTGCCGCGACGATCCAATTCGAGTCGCCGGCTGATTCAAGCTTCTTCGCCTCGGGCGCCACCAGCGGTGCGGTTCCATCGCGCACCGAGAGATACGTCACAGCATTTCCGACCGTCGCGACATCGACGCGAACCGGAGAACTGGCGGACGCGCGGCTGGCCGAAGCCCGCTGTCCTTCGTACGAGTATCGACCGGTTGAAAACGAAGCAGGCACGAAGTCCGCGGAGTCGATCGCGCGCAACTTGTCCGGCGCCGCATCCGTCAACTTCACAATTCTTGAGAGTTCCTGCTCGGGGAGCGCCGCCGGCGAAGCCGAAGCCGACGTCAGCGAGCCCGTGGCGATCGGCGCCGTGACTTCGATCACGTTGCCTTTGAGATCCATGAGGACGTCGCGCTCGCCCGATGCCGCGGGCGGGGGATCGAGCCGGCTGACGATTCCGCCCGCACCGGGCGGGAACGGCCGATCGCTCTCCCGATACCAGAATCGCATCGTCGGGCGAACGGGCGATTGACCCTCGGGAGTTTCGACGCGGATCTCTTCGATCCCGAACACGCTGTCCACGCCTCGGTTGCTGTGGCCGAGTTGCTTGAGCGCGTCGCGCGCCTTGTCGGCGAGCGTGAGCGGCGCGTACTCCATGCGCTGCGTGGCGAAGAGCTTCACCTTGGTATTCAACGAAGCGGCGCCGAAGATCGCCAGCACGCACGAGAGCACGAGTGCCGCGGCGATCGCGGGTGTGAGCGCGCCGCGCGAGCCCGATGCCGCGACGAGTTCCGGGCTCGGGGTCTCGCCCGCCGCGAGGGCCGCCGTGAGCGCATCGCCCCCGAGCAGGTTCGCGACGGTGAGCGCCGAAGCCGGACGCAGATCCGGATCGCGCTCGAGGCACTTCATGATCACCTTCTCGACGCCCGGATCGACATCCGGCACGACCGAGGAGAGCGCCGGGATCGGCTGCTTGTGCATCCGCGCGAGGTCCTGCATCGACTCGGGCCGGAAGACCGGCTTGCCGCTGAAGATCTCGTAGAAAAGAAGCCCGATCGCGTAGACGTCGCTCTTCGCGGTGACGCCTCGCCCCGCGAGTTGCTCGGGCGCCATGTACGCCGGTGTTCCCGCGCGCCCGGTATCGCCCTTGAGTTCTTCCGCGAGCCCCGCGAGGCCGAAGTCCATGATGCGGACGTGGCCGCGCCCGTCGACCATCACGTTCGCTGGCTTGAGATCGCGGTGGAGCACGCCTTTCTCGTGCGCCGCCGCGAGGCCGGCCGCGAGTTGCCGCGCGATCTGCAGAGCCTTGTCGCCGGGCAATCTTCCGATTCGGCGAAGCAGGCTCGACAGGTCTTCGCCGTCCACATATTCCATCGAGATGAAGTGCTGCGCGCCTTCTTCGCCCAGGTCGTACACGCGGCACACATTCGGGTGGCTCACCGCGCGCGCGATCTTCACTTCGTTGAACAGGCGGATCAGCGCCGCGCGATCCTGACCGAGCTGTTCGGGCAGAAACTTCATCGCGCACGGCTGGCCGAGCTTGATGTCATCGGCGCGATACACGTCGCCCATGCCGCCCTTGCCCAGCCGGCCGATGATCCGGTAGCGCTGGCCGAAGACCGTGCCCGGAACGAAGCGCCCGAGTTCGGCGCCAGCGAAGATCGAAGTTCCCGATGTGGCGCGGACCGAGCCCGCTCCGCCGGCGGGGACCGGAATCGGAGCGGCGGCGACTTCCGACACCGGCATCGCAATCGCGGAAACCGCTGCCATCGGCGTGCTCGAACCCGGCGGGGACGAACCGTGCGTGGGGCTCGGCACGGTTTGAGCCATCCGCTCGTCACGCGGCGGAACAGCTCCGCGCATTGGGTTTTCCTGTCCGACCATCGACGGAGCCGAGCCGACTCCGGGTGGTACCGACATTCCGGGCTGGGTGGGAGGCAACGTGGGATTCGCGGGGCGGGTTGCCGCGGCCTGGTCGGCGGGGCGCTGCGTCACGGGCGAGATCGGCGGCATGGAAACCGCCGTCTGCAGCATGTCCTGAGCATCCTCGCTCCCCGATTTCTGGCTGGCGCCGGGAACCATCGAGCCCCCGCACGAGGGGCAGAACTTCGCGGCCGGCGGCACTTCGAGCGAGCATGACGGGCATTTGGGCATGGAGCGATCCTGTTGCTTGGAAAACTGACCCCGAGCGATGCAGCGTATGAATGTAGTAGAGAAACGAGGAAATCACCAATGCCCCTCTACGAGTATGTCTGCGAGGCCGACGGAACCGTTCTCGAACTGATGAGGCCGATGTCCGACGCCGACAAGCCGGTCTCGGACCCTGAAGGGAAGGGCCGTCGCTTCGTCCGCAAGTTCTCGACGTTTGCCGCCAAGGCCCAGGCCGGCTCGATCCCGCTCGGTGTTCGTTCCGGAGGCGGCTGCGCCTGCGGCAAGCCGCACGGGTGCGGCTCGCACTAGCTCGCCGAAGGCCGCCCGCGCCGTGATACCTTCTTTGCATGGTGGCAGATGTCGAAAGTGTTCTGATCGATCGCACGCAGATCGCGCTGCGCGTTCACGACCTCGGGCGTGAACTCGCCAAAGACCTGCAGGAAGAACTCAAACGCGAGAACGATCCGGACGGTCACGGGCGCATCGTCTTTGTACCGATCCTCACCGGCGCGCTCGTCTTCACGGCCGATCTCATCCGCGAACTGACTCTGAAGTTGTCGCTGCGCGTCGTCGCGGTTTCGAGTTACCCGGGCGCGAGCGTCGAGAGCAAGGGCGCGAAACTTGCGGGCGAACTGCCGAAGGACCTTGGCGGCAAGCACGTCGTGATCGTGGACGACATTCTCGACAGCGGACAGACGCTCGGGCTGATCGACGACCTGATCCGAGCGCAGAAGCCCGCGAGCATCCGGATCTGCGTGCTGCTCAAGAAGCCGCCGGAAGTTCGCAAGCGCGAGGTGAAAGCGCACTACGTCGGCTTCGATATTCCAAATGAGTTCGTTGTCGGGTACGGGCTCGATTACGACGGCTTCTATCGAAACCTGCCGTACATCGGCGTTCTCAAGCCCGAAGCGATCGGGCGGTAACAACCCGAATCGGATGACGACGTTCCAATCCAACCCCGGTGAACGCACGATCTTGCAGATCCGTCCTTCCCTTGCGTCCATCGTTCTGCAGCCGATTCGCTCGATTGTCGTGCTGGTTTTGGGCTTTGCGCTGCTCTGGTGGTTTGTGCCGCCGACACAGAATCGCTCGATCGGGCTTTCAATTCTGCTCGGATTGCTGATCTTGCGCGTCGTGTGGCAGGCGATCTGGGTCGCGTGCGCGCGGTATGAACTGACGAACGAGCGCGCCCGCTCGACGGTCGGCGTTTTCTCGCGTTTCGGCGTCGAGATCGCGCTCTCGCGCGTGCAGAACACATTTCTTTCGCGATCGCTGCTCGAACGTCTCGCGGGGGTCGGCACCATCGGCATCGCATCCGCCGGCACGGGGGGCGTCGAGGTCATCTGGAGCATGGTCGACAGCCCGCACGACGTGCTCGCTTCGGTTCGAAGAGCGCTCGGCGCAAGCCCAGGTGAAGCGGGATTGGATGACGATTCGACCGAGGATGCTGAAGTACCCAAGACCAAGGAATCCGGGACAACCGAAAGTCACGAATCGCGCCCGATCGTCCTTGGTCTCGTCGGCGGCATCGGTGCCGGCAAGAGCGCCGTTGCCAAAGAGTTCGAGTCGCGTGGCGCGCTCATCCTTGATTCGGATTCGCGCGCGAAGGCGGTGCTCGAGACCCCCGAAGCACGCAACACGCTCGCCTCGTGGTGGGGGCCGGAAATCCTCCGCGATGGGAAAGTTGATCGCAAGCGCGTCGCCGACATCGTCTTTTCCGATCCCGCGCAGCGCCGAAAGCTGGAGTCGTTTGTTCATCCGAAGCTGCGCGAGGGCAGGCGTAGAGAGATTGAGGCTGCCGCCGCGAGGGGCGTCCGCTTCATTGTCATCGATGCGCCCCTGCTTCTCGAAGCCGGTGTGGACGAGGAGTGCGACGCGGTCGTGTTTGTGGATGCACCGCGCGAGCAACGGCTCGAGCGGGTGCGGGACCGCGGCTGGGATGATGCGGAGCTCTCTCGGCGCGAATCGGCGCAGATGCCTCTTGAATCAAAGAGAAGCCGAAGTGATTACGTTGTCACGAACGACGGAAACCTCGCGAATCTTGGGGAAAATGTCGCAAATCTGATCCGGAATATCCAATCCGCCAGACCCTTGATTACCCCGCGTTCGTAACGCTTGTCAGGAGCTTGCTTGCTCGGCTATACTCATGTGCCGGTGACGCGGGTTGTGGACCTGCGGGTCTGACCGGACTTTCCTGCTGCTTTCAAGTTGTTTCGCCCGGCGGCTTGCGTGTGCGTTTTGGACGCAGGCGGATCAGGCGATTCGAAAGTGACGGCGGCACGCCCCTTTTTTCCGGCGCGAACTCTTCCGACGCGCCCGCTCCTTTCCGCTCCAACCGTCGAGCGCATCCAAATCACAACCTGGCATTCCTTTGCGTCCGATGCGGGCGCGCACAGCACAACATCCGGAGTTTCCTGATTCATGGCGAAGTCATCTGGCGATTCTTCAAAGAACGACGCGAAAACCGAACGTTCCGGTTCCAAGTTCCGACCGGTCGGCCCGCGACGGGACAGCAAGAAGAGCGCGGCCGCAGTCGCGGAACCAAAGCCGGACACGCATGCGGAGCGCCCCGCGCCGCGCTCCGATCGGCCCGTGACTCCGCGCTATGAAGATGTGCCTCCTGCGCCAAAGGCGCCCTCCGCGCCGCCCTCTTCGTCGCACGGGAGCGGATCTTCGCAGCAGGGCAACCACGGCTCCGCTTCGGCTTCGAGCGGAAACTCCGGCGGAGGTTTCGGCCCCCCGGCGCAGCAGTCAAGCAATCAGTCTCAAGGAAGTCCGAACGGCCCGTCTTCGCAGGGTGGCCAGACTCCGGGCGGTCAGATGCCGGGAGGACAGCCGCAGAGTGATCGCGGCTATCCGAATTACGGCGGAAACTATCCGGGTGGTGGGGGTGGGGGCGGAGGCTGGAACGATCGAGGCGGACGTCGGAAGCGAAAGAAGCGTCGGGGCGGCATGGGCTTTGGACCCGGCGGACCGGGCGGCGGTTTCCAGCAGGGCGGCCAGCCCAGCGGCGGATTCGCGCCCTCCGGTGGCGGCTATCAGCGCATGAACCTGGGCGATCTGCCCAGCGATGAGGAACTCGAACGCGAAGGAATCGAACTCGAGCGCATCGCCAAGAGCGCCGATCCCGCGGCACTCAAGAACGCCATCAGCATCAACGAGCTCCAACTGAAGGAAATCGACGACCTGTTCAGGGTCGCCGAGAAGGAAGGGCTGACGGAATTCCATCAGCTGACCAAGCAGGATCTGATCTTTAAGATCCTCAAGGCGCGTGCCGCCAAGCAAGGCCTGATGTTCGGTGAGGGAACGCTCGAGATCATGCCGGACGGTTTCGGATTCCTGCGCAGCCCCGAGCAGAGCTATCTGCCCGGACCGGACGACATTTACGTCAGCCCGGGCGTGATCCGGCGGCTCGGACTGCGGCGGGGCATGACCGTTCGCGGCATGGTGCGACCGCCCAAGGAGAGCGAACGCTACTTCGCGCTGCTGCGCGTCGAGAGCGTGAACGGCAAGGACCCGAAGGCGATCGCAAACATCGTGAACTTCGAGGATCTGACACCTCTGCATCCCGAGAAGCGCTATGTGCTGGAAACCACGCCGGACGAGATCGAGTGCCGCGTGATGGACTTGGTCGCGCCGGTGGGCAAGGGCCAGCGCGCGTTGATCGTCGCGCCTCCCCGCACGGGCAAGACCGTGCTGATGCAGAAGATGACCAAGGCGATCACGAAGAACTATCCGGATGTGAAGATCATCGTCCTGCTGGTGGACGAGCGCCCGGAAGAAGTGACCGACTTCAAGCGCCACTGCGCCGCGAAGAACGTGGAAGTGGTCGCGAGCACGTTCGATGAACAGAGCCACCGCCACGTGCAGGTGTGCGAGATGGTGATCGAAAAAGCCAAGCGCATGGTGGAGTTCGGCGAGGATGTGGTCATCCTGCTCGACTCGATCACGCGCATGGCACGCGCGTACAACGCCGAGATGCCGCACTCGGGCAAGATCATGACCGGCGGTCTCGACAGCAACGCGCTGCAGCGCCCCAAGAAGTTCTTCGGCGCCGCCCGCTACATCGAACGGGGCGGATCGCTGACGATCATCGGCACGGCGCTCGTTGATACCGGTTCGAAGATGGACGAAGTCATCTTCGAAGAGTTCAAGGGAACCGGCAACAGCGAACTTCACCTCGACCGCAAGCTCGTGGAAAAGCGCATCTGGCCGGCGATCGACGTTGCCGCGTCGGGAACCCGGCGCGAGGAACTGCTGCTCGACGGCAAGGAACTGGAGCTGGTTCACCGCCTCCGCAAGGTGCTGAGCGACATGAACGTCGTCGAGGCGATGGAATTGCTGAAGGGGCGCTTGAAGAAAGTGAAGACCAACGCCGAATTCCTGATGACCATGGCGCTCGGTTGATCGGGTTTTTGTCTGCCTAGCCTCTCGCGGAATGGGACTTGGCAGGAGTGCCACGGATGACTTCACCCGCAGCGGCGTTGTGGACTCGGACAGTCTTGTTTACCCTCTGGTCGGCACTGCTGGCGGTGTCGGGCTTGGTCGCGCTCTGCGGTCCGGTTTCCGGACAATGGATGCGTGCACACGGCCTGTGGATCGGCCTCATCGCGACCTGCGCGGGCCAGTTCGTGTTTATGGCGGCGGTTGCGGACCGATGGTTTCCGTACGCGGATCGGCGTTTGATCGCCTTGGCTGAGGGAGCAGTCTTTCTCGGGCTGCTGGTTTCGGTGGCGGGGTTCGTCCGGGGGCTCTGGTAAGGAGCGAACGTTCGAACCAGATGGATTGGGTGAACGAAAGAGGCATGGAGGCGGAAGCTTGCTCAAACAGTTCAATCGTCTCTGGAACGGCAACGGATTCGGCGCACTTCTCGTGCCCTTGTCGATTGCGGTCGCGAGCACCGTGTTAGTCGTTTCCGCCAGCGCGCAGCAGGCAACCACTCCGGCACCGGCTTCGCCCGGGCTGACCACAACCGGGATTCCCGGCGCGAGCGGAGTCCCGGCTTGGTCGGTAGACGACTTTGCGGCCCGGTCGCTCGAACGCCTCGCCATGATGGACTTGCGGTTGACCGGTTCCCCGAGTGCGAGAGATTACAAGCTTGCATCGATCCTTTTGGACCTCGCCTGCAGCATCCGGCCCGACGACGCGGACATGATCCGGCGAAAAATCGAAAGCCAGTGGAACGCGGGCGACGAAGACGCGGCCGTCACGGCGACAAAGGACTTGCTCAGACTCGATCCGAAGGACACGGTCGCGCAGCTCCGGCTCATTTCGGCGAGCATCGGACGTCTGCAAACGGTGGAATCCCGGCTTGCGGCCTATGAGCGATTCCTCGGTCCGGATGGAAGATCCATCGATCCGGCGATCCGCAGCAGATTGGCGCTCGATGCGGCTCTGCTCTATCGCGAGCGGAGCAACGAGGACAAATTCGCGGA
The DNA window shown above is from Phycisphaeraceae bacterium and carries:
- a CDS encoding flagellar hook-basal body complex protein, which encodes MNYGIQISSSGLLTSLYRQDVQANNLANMDSVGFKPDIPVLMQRSAVRQEDNLPFMPSDAMLERLGAGVLAAPTKVNLAQGGTKITNRPFDLAIEGEGFFQLQGGPKDTGRNALLTRDGRFARGVEGRLIHVNSGAPVLNRVQRPIILPQGDMQISSDGRISINGTEIDSIGIFNAKDQNTITKRGGSVLQAPAAQVNRMNRGEGLIKQGVLEESGVNEIQTMLKIQDASRDVDSNMSIIQAQDRMLDRAINTFGRLA
- the flgG gene encoding flagellar basal-body rod protein FlgG; protein product: MAMVALQSSATALSALNTALDVTANNLANMNTVGFKASRTNFEDLLYLHKQQPGVENAIGDKSPTGIQVGLGVKVSSTQLDFTEGAPLQTGRPLDMQIDGFGFFQVQVEPSLGNTAYTRAGNFALNADREIVMANNQGRRLEPVITIDPNATAISIDNSGRVYATIAGSTQPQLQGQIQLATFPNPGGLLQIGENLYTETNGSGPPVTGEPGTDQRGQIRQGFLENSNVDPTREMIDLIRTQRAFEFNSQVIRAADDSLRTVSQLRR
- the flgA gene encoding flagellar basal body P-ring formation protein FlgA, producing the protein MNRLVSMFGLLVAALGAPGVLRADTIELRSSARASIPVSLRDVAVLDGPEAVALGDLVVFEQTKDAKVSQVEISVDDLRAALNGAKSDIRWGRIALSGDSCSIRFITEKKEAPAVDAAPEAAPAPVVKAPAGPIWQVVADLKAESLRSAIASRLASFLKADPREVRVAFADSDNALLDTPSIGRTLDIQPTGLGAMVPVMIRVFEGERVVAAGTAKVRVEQKLHVVGATRALHRGDIVTGEFIFSENRWTTPGERLAAESSVVGSVVKNRLQPGELFLESDIEPAILVKRGDIVNLACLSGSIVMNTKARALASGRENEMIEFSPLSNSKSRVTARVVAPGQAVINAEETDDHVFQNKPVASAAPVSAHFAAAPKPIKASDQASVGAVTVQRVTTRPDGTFVVEAASKDPKKPVRKMKFLPFDEP
- a CDS encoding flagellar basal body L-ring protein FlgH, with the translated sequence MRSAVMSLSLMACLSTTASAQSLLRDEQRAGQPMSPTQPVASASGQASAAPLYAAAPPPESSATASAQPLQDFSLFYVTAPKPKSYVKNDLITILIDEQSTSTTTADADQEKKLNFNASLEHFIDLTQLYGLRLQTSPRSPIAQVDLNANPKWKAQGSYDRADKLAAKITATIIDIKPNGVLVLEAKKTVTKDNEVTTIVLTGNVRTADVTTSNTVLSSQLADLIVSMHNEGDVRDSTNKGWIPRLLDTVFAF
- a CDS encoding protein kinase, with translation MPKCPSCSLEVPPAAKFCPSCGGSMVPGASQKSGSEDAQDMLQTAVSMPPISPVTQRPADQAAATRPANPTLPPTQPGMSVPPGVGSAPSMVGQENPMRGAVPPRDERMAQTVPSPTHGSSPPGSSTPMAAVSAIAMPVSEVAAAPIPVPAGGAGSVRATSGTSIFAGAELGRFVPGTVFGQRYRIIGRLGKGGMGDVYRADDIKLGQPCAMKFLPEQLGQDRAALIRLFNEVKIARAVSHPNVCRVYDLGEEGAQHFISMEYVDGEDLSSLLRRIGRLPGDKALQIARQLAAGLAAAHEKGVLHRDLKPANVMVDGRGHVRIMDFGLAGLAEELKGDTGRAGTPAYMAPEQLAGRGVTAKSDVYAIGLLFYEIFSGKPVFRPESMQDLARMHKQPIPALSSVVPDVDPGVEKVIMKCLERDPDLRPASALTVANLLGGDALTAALAAGETPSPELVAASGSRGALTPAIAAALVLSCVLAIFGAASLNTKVKLFATQRMEYAPLTLADKARDALKQLGHSNRGVDSVFGIEEIRVETPEGQSPVRPTMRFWYRESDRPFPPGAGGIVSRLDPPPAASGERDVLMDLKGNVIEVTAPIATGSLTSASASPAALPEQELSRIVKLTDAAPDKLRAIDSADFVPASFSTGRYSYEGQRASASRASASSPVRVDVATVGNAVTYLSVRDGTAPLVAPEAKKLESAGDSNWIVAATVGLVLLAVHGVLIWMAVWSLRQGKADRKGATRLAIATFAIQSLVWLCRAHFSSDPETVPDTVIPALSFAAWLSVIVWMLYVGLEPIIRKRWPTSLVSWSRLLTGQWRDPRVGRDLLIGVLTGTVWVLAVQGLAYWQSTPAAPAALPINELTLLGPLPALSVVFSSLVAAILLTLSLTFLCTLPRFLLGNHAAASAAVFGLLAVFFAWTMMVQTGTGGSPVVGVAGLLAGAIAGLVLTRLGLLTLLSAFFIAGVLGSFPLSLVGGWTIAASLAAIGIAIAVALYGAYASLGLHLPRARAV
- the hpt gene encoding hypoxanthine phosphoribosyltransferase, with the protein product MVADVESVLIDRTQIALRVHDLGRELAKDLQEELKRENDPDGHGRIVFVPILTGALVFTADLIRELTLKLSLRVVAVSSYPGASVESKGAKLAGELPKDLGGKHVVIVDDILDSGQTLGLIDDLIRAQKPASIRICVLLKKPPEVRKREVKAHYVGFDIPNEFVVGYGLDYDGFYRNLPYIGVLKPEAIGR
- the coaE gene encoding dephospho-CoA kinase (Dephospho-CoA kinase (CoaE) performs the final step in coenzyme A biosynthesis.), yielding MTTFQSNPGERTILQIRPSLASIVLQPIRSIVVLVLGFALLWWFVPPTQNRSIGLSILLGLLILRVVWQAIWVACARYELTNERARSTVGVFSRFGVEIALSRVQNTFLSRSLLERLAGVGTIGIASAGTGGVEVIWSMVDSPHDVLASVRRALGASPGEAGLDDDSTEDAEVPKTKESGTTESHESRPIVLGLVGGIGAGKSAVAKEFESRGALILDSDSRAKAVLETPEARNTLASWWGPEILRDGKVDRKRVADIVFSDPAQRRKLESFVHPKLREGRRREIEAAAARGVRFIVIDAPLLLEAGVDEECDAVVFVDAPREQRLERVRDRGWDDAELSRRESAQMPLESKRSRSDYVVTNDGNLANLGENVANLIRNIQSARPLITPRS